One part of the candidate division KSB1 bacterium genome encodes these proteins:
- a CDS encoding PKD domain-containing protein, whose translation MAQRIRTLAVVLWIVAFLTMTNSYSQVKWSDEIFITQGNTPDLVIDPATGQLHLTAMTNNGVKYVITDRNGKVLHQEMVPGTENDRGLWRFGASLAIDSNKMPHIGFRENEYDNYYDVFYTYKKAGAWTSPLKIADNVYRGYVVRLAIDGSNRVHFAHGSVTDLNTVLGPINYYIIQDNKVILSQNDIQQIRGDERFELDVTSAGIVELVSGDFSYPPEGGPIFYWRSGSAGGKLVYRGDIHDSDARGGANGSPDLFIDASGKVHVCYGAELDNSVINGPTVRYARIENGNKVRDTRVTANGELTGWKIPVGVASLAASEDGSKIVVAYLASETGPLYARLSENGGLSWGEPVRLADGWNTTDARNKHIVRAYRSNFYVIYPATSGIKLRYLKLTINQPPVAEVAGPYKGTEGSAIQFDASKSSDPDGAIVSYLWDFQNDGKWDDTTTVPTSSHIYPDDFNGMVKIKVIDSEDDYSLDSANVTISNIAPTAEAGGPYNGKWNQMINFIGSATDPSPNDALVLTYEWDLDEDGIFETVGKNVQRSYSAGEKHKVWLRVKDDDGGVGLDSALVTIANEPPVVSQIPNQSIRKGGSFNKINLDDYVADPDNLDDQIRWKVSGVQRVNVNIVNRVAEVSVVDQNWVGSDTVLFIATDPGDRSDTSATVFTVTPSNQRPVISAIPEQIILENEQFAAVHLDNYVTDPDNADDQLSWSFRGNNKLMVSIIDRILKVAVPDSEWAGTEVLTLVVADPEGLRDSTKASFTVIALNDPPVVTRIPDQRIRPGETFRPIRLDDYVFDIDNKDEEIQWSAFGALELVVSITNRIATITVPNSEWQGSETIIFYARDPYGATGSSITTFTVSNSADVSHQDSALPAEFALYPNYPNPFNPETTIGYDVPKLSHIRITIYNRLGQRVRTLVDQTKPAGRYKVIWDGTDDFGNRLTSGVYFYRLETDGFQATRKMIYVM comes from the coding sequence ATGGCACAAAGAATAAGAACACTGGCTGTTGTTTTATGGATCGTCGCGTTTCTTACGATGACCAATAGTTATTCCCAGGTGAAATGGTCGGATGAGATTTTCATCACTCAGGGAAATACGCCTGATTTGGTAATTGATCCAGCAACTGGTCAGCTTCATTTAACCGCGATGACCAATAACGGAGTGAAATATGTGATCACGGACCGAAATGGGAAGGTGCTCCATCAGGAGATGGTGCCTGGCACCGAAAATGATCGCGGCTTATGGCGGTTTGGAGCATCATTGGCAATCGACAGCAATAAAATGCCCCATATTGGTTTTCGAGAGAACGAATATGATAACTATTATGATGTGTTCTATACGTATAAAAAGGCCGGTGCTTGGACGAGTCCATTGAAAATCGCGGACAATGTTTATCGAGGCTATGTGGTTCGGTTAGCGATTGATGGTTCTAATCGAGTGCATTTTGCTCATGGATCAGTGACTGACCTAAATACCGTGCTCGGTCCGATCAATTACTACATCATTCAGGATAATAAAGTGATATTGAGCCAGAATGACATCCAACAAATTCGAGGGGATGAACGATTTGAATTGGATGTCACTTCGGCTGGGATCGTTGAACTGGTATCGGGTGATTTTTCTTATCCGCCGGAAGGTGGTCCTATTTTCTATTGGCGTTCCGGTTCTGCTGGTGGTAAGCTTGTTTACCGTGGGGACATTCATGATAGTGATGCGCGCGGCGGCGCCAACGGCTCGCCCGATCTCTTTATCGACGCTTCGGGAAAGGTTCACGTTTGTTACGGCGCCGAACTGGATAATTCGGTAATCAATGGTCCCACAGTCCGATATGCACGCATCGAAAACGGCAATAAGGTTCGAGACACCCGTGTCACAGCAAATGGGGAATTGACTGGCTGGAAAATTCCAGTAGGGGTGGCTTCTCTGGCTGCCAGTGAAGATGGATCCAAGATCGTTGTCGCTTACCTGGCTTCAGAAACTGGACCGCTTTATGCCCGACTTTCAGAAAATGGCGGTCTGAGCTGGGGGGAGCCCGTCCGGCTCGCTGATGGCTGGAATACTACGGATGCCAGAAACAAGCATATCGTTCGAGCCTATCGGAGCAACTTTTATGTCATCTATCCCGCGACATCTGGAATTAAATTGAGATATCTGAAGCTGACGATTAATCAACCACCTGTTGCAGAGGTTGCTGGCCCGTATAAAGGGACAGAGGGTTCGGCGATTCAATTTGATGCTTCGAAATCATCAGATCCAGATGGTGCGATTGTTAGCTATCTCTGGGATTTCCAAAACGATGGCAAATGGGACGATACGACGACTGTGCCCACGAGCAGTCATATCTATCCGGATGACTTTAATGGAATGGTGAAAATCAAAGTCATCGATAGTGAGGATGATTATTCATTAGATAGCGCGAACGTTACCATTTCAAATATAGCACCAACTGCGGAGGCTGGAGGCCCATACAATGGCAAGTGGAATCAGATGATCAATTTCATCGGCTCCGCCACAGATCCAAGTCCAAATGATGCATTAGTATTGACGTATGAATGGGATTTGGATGAGGATGGGATTTTCGAGACGGTTGGGAAAAATGTGCAGCGAAGCTATAGCGCTGGCGAGAAGCATAAAGTATGGCTGCGAGTGAAGGACGATGATGGTGGTGTTGGACTGGATTCTGCACTGGTCACCATTGCGAATGAGCCTCCAGTTGTCTCCCAGATACCAAATCAGTCGATTCGGAAAGGAGGATCGTTCAATAAAATCAACTTGGACGATTATGTGGCAGACCCCGATAATCTGGACGATCAAATCCGCTGGAAGGTGAGTGGCGTTCAACGGGTGAATGTCAACATTGTGAATCGTGTGGCTGAAGTATCTGTGGTGGATCAGAACTGGGTAGGGAGTGACACGGTCTTGTTTATCGCCACGGACCCAGGAGATCGGAGCGACACATCCGCAACGGTTTTCACAGTGACCCCGTCAAATCAACGACCGGTGATCTCAGCTATCCCTGAGCAGATCATTTTGGAAAATGAGCAGTTCGCTGCCGTGCATCTGGATAATTACGTCACTGATCCCGATAACGCCGATGATCAATTATCATGGAGCTTTCGTGGGAATAATAAACTGATGGTATCGATCATCGATAGGATTCTGAAGGTCGCAGTTCCTGATTCTGAGTGGGCTGGCACAGAGGTTTTGACCCTCGTGGTTGCAGATCCTGAGGGATTGCGTGATAGCACCAAGGCCAGTTTTACAGTGATTGCCTTAAATGATCCTCCAGTAGTCACTCGGATCCCAGACCAGCGAATTCGCCCAGGCGAAACGTTTCGGCCAATTAGGCTGGACGATTATGTGTTCGACATCGATAATAAGGACGAAGAAATTCAATGGTCAGCTTTTGGCGCTCTGGAGTTGGTTGTTTCCATCACGAATCGAATTGCCACGATAACAGTGCCGAATAGCGAATGGCAGGGGAGTGAGACCATCATCTTTTATGCCCGCGATCCCTACGGCGCAACTGGAAGCTCGATTACCACTTTTACGGTATCGAATTCTGCTGATGTCTCGCACCAAGATAGCGCTTTGCCCGCTGAATTTGCGCTATATCCGAATTATCCCAACCCATTTAATCCAGAGACAACAATTGGATACGATGTGCCAAAGCTAAGCCATATTCGGATTACGATCTACAATCGATTGGGGCAACGGGTTCGAACCTTGGTGGACCAAACTAAGCCGGCCGGCCGCTACAAAGTTATTTGGGACGGGACCGATGATTTCGGAAATAGATTAACCAGTGGCGTTTATTTTTATCGATTAGAAACCGATGGTTTTCAGGCAACCAGAAAAATGATCTACGTGATGTAG